The proteins below are encoded in one region of Paralysiella testudinis:
- the nuoF gene encoding NADH-quinone oxidoreductase subunit NuoF — MAIYQAGVIFDGVDTQDPNVWTLAAYRARGGYQALQQILDNKTAQDDVIAEVKTSGLRGRGGAGFPTGLKWSFMPRSFPGAKYVVCNTDEGEPGTFKDRDIIDYNPHALIEGMIIAGYAMGAVAGYNYIHGEIFSGYLRFEAALQEARDAGLLGKNILGSGFDFELFAHHGYGAYICGEETALLESLEGKKGQPRFKPPFPASFGLYGKPTTINNTETFASVPFIIRDGGQTFADKGIPNNGGTKLFSVSGHVERPGNYEVPLGTPFATLLEMAGGMRGGKKLKAVIPGGSSAPVLPGDIMMQTTMDYDAIAKAGSMLGSGAVIVMDEDVCMVKALERLSYFYFEESCGQCTPCREGTGWLYRVIHRIANGQGRPEDLDLLDSVGNNMAGRTICALADAAVFPVRSFTKHFRAEFEHYIEHGRPMKEHRWC; from the coding sequence ATGGCGATTTACCAAGCAGGCGTGATTTTTGACGGGGTAGACACGCAAGACCCCAATGTCTGGACCTTGGCGGCCTATCGGGCGCGCGGCGGCTATCAGGCGTTGCAGCAAATCCTCGACAACAAAACCGCGCAAGACGATGTGATTGCGGAAGTGAAAACCTCCGGCCTGCGCGGCCGCGGCGGTGCCGGTTTCCCCACCGGCTTGAAGTGGAGCTTTATGCCGCGCTCGTTTCCCGGTGCCAAATACGTGGTGTGCAATACCGACGAAGGCGAGCCGGGCACCTTTAAAGACCGCGACATCATCGACTACAATCCGCACGCCTTGATTGAAGGCATGATTATTGCCGGTTATGCCATGGGTGCGGTGGCGGGCTACAACTATATTCACGGCGAAATTTTTTCCGGCTACCTGCGTTTTGAAGCGGCTTTGCAAGAAGCGCGCGATGCCGGTTTGTTGGGCAAAAACATCTTGGGCAGCGGTTTCGATTTCGAATTGTTTGCCCACCACGGCTACGGCGCCTATATCTGCGGCGAAGAAACCGCGCTGCTGGAATCGCTGGAAGGCAAAAAAGGCCAGCCGCGCTTTAAGCCGCCGTTTCCGGCTTCGTTCGGCCTGTATGGCAAGCCCACCACCATCAACAACACCGAAACCTTTGCCTCGGTGCCGTTTATCATCCGTGATGGCGGCCAAACCTTTGCCGACAAAGGCATTCCCAACAACGGCGGCACCAAGCTGTTTTCCGTTTCCGGCCACGTTGAGCGCCCGGGCAACTACGAAGTGCCGCTGGGCACCCCGTTTGCCACCTTGCTGGAAATGGCCGGCGGCATGCGCGGCGGCAAAAAGCTTAAAGCGGTGATTCCCGGCGGCTCTTCCGCTCCGGTATTGCCCGGCGACATCATGATGCAAACCACCATGGATTACGATGCCATTGCCAAAGCGGGCTCCATGCTCGGCTCCGGCGCGGTGATTGTGATGGACGAAGACGTGTGCATGGTGAAAGCGTTGGAACGCTTAAGCTACTTCTACTTTGAAGAATCGTGCGGCCAATGCACGCCTTGCCGCGAAGGCACCGGCTGGCTCTACCGTGTGATCCACCGCATTGCCAACGGCCAAGGCCGCCCGGAAGATTTGGATTTGCTCGATTCCGTTGGCAACAATATGGCCGGACGCACCATTTGCGCTTTGGCCGATGCCGCCGTATTTCCGGTGCGCAGCTTTACCAAGCATTTCCGCGCCGAATTCGAGCACTACATCGAACACGGTCGCCCGATGAAAGAACACCGCTGGTGCTGA